From a single Caldisericia bacterium genomic region:
- the rplK gene encoding 50S ribosomal protein L11 yields the protein MAKEVEAIIKLQIPAGKATPAPPIGPALGQKGVNIMQFCNEFNQKTKDQEGIILPVIITVYKDKTFTFEIKTPPVSELIKRTLKIEKGSGEPNKTKVGRLTKKQIREIAEKKLKDLNTDDIEAAMRIVEGTARSMGVEVER from the coding sequence ATGGCAAAAGAAGTTGAAGCAATAATTAAACTCCAGATACCTGCTGGAAAAGCAACTCCAGCACCACCAATTGGTCCAGCCCTTGGTCAAAAAGGAGTTAATATTATGCAATTTTGTAATGAATTTAATCAAAAAACAAAAGATCAAGAAGGTATAATTTTACCTGTTATAATTACTGTTTATAAAGATAAAACTTTTACTTTTGAAATTAAAACTCCTCCTGTTTCAGAACTCATTAAAAGAACACTTAAAATTGAAAAAGGATCTGGTGAACCAAATAAAACTAAAGTAGGGAGACTCACAAAAAAACAAATTAGAGAGATCGCTGAAAAAAAATTAAAAGATCTAAATACAGATGATATTGAAGCAGCGATGAGAATAGTTGAAGGTACAGCAAGAAGTATGGGCGTAGAAGTTGAAAGGTAG